A window of Xylophilus sp. GW821-FHT01B05 contains these coding sequences:
- a CDS encoding GntR family transcriptional regulator — MSTVDSKLSKLLVNLDQDASPGVIRRASLGDEVYESLLSQLISLKIAPGSRIAIDALVRDLGVSQTPIRAALIRLENEGLVVKTHNIGYSAAPMPSQNRFSQIYEMRLLLEPHAAFLAARGLQAKDDVELDAIVAGMERPDADDAKVAYGKFAVQDAEFHNWIARHSGNDLIVETLARLHSHMHLFRLRFHVQVTQEAIHEHALIVEALRSGNAEQAHDAMRHHLECSRQRMAPFFQPD; from the coding sequence CAGTCCCGGCGTGATCCGGCGCGCGTCCCTGGGTGACGAGGTCTATGAAAGCCTTCTGTCCCAACTGATCTCGCTGAAGATCGCACCGGGCAGCCGCATCGCGATCGATGCGCTAGTGCGCGACCTGGGGGTGTCGCAAACGCCCATCCGCGCCGCCCTGATACGGCTGGAGAACGAGGGCTTGGTCGTCAAGACCCACAACATTGGCTACAGCGCGGCGCCCATGCCCAGCCAAAACCGCTTCTCGCAGATCTACGAAATGCGCCTGTTGCTGGAGCCGCACGCCGCCTTCTTGGCGGCGCGTGGGCTGCAGGCCAAGGACGATGTAGAGCTGGATGCCATCGTGGCCGGCATGGAGCGGCCCGATGCCGATGACGCCAAGGTGGCCTATGGCAAGTTCGCAGTGCAGGATGCCGAGTTCCACAACTGGATCGCCCGCCATAGTGGCAACGACCTCATCGTCGAGACATTAGCCCGCCTGCATTCGCATATGCATCTGTTTCGGCTGCGCTTCCATGTGCAGGTGACGCAGGAGGCGATCCATGAGCATGCGCTCATCGTCGAGGCGCTGCGTTCAGGCAATGCCGAGCAGGCGCATGACGCAATGCGGCATCACCTGGAATGTTCCCGGCAGCGCATGGCGCCGTTCTTTCAGCCTGATTGA